A stretch of the Actinoalloteichus fjordicus genome encodes the following:
- a CDS encoding transketolase family protein, whose amino-acid sequence MSAQATTAADPATPTENQRERFSRLLPRLLAEDDRLAAVLAEIGVNYLAEAPPPIADRIVNVGIREQLLIGVAGGLALAGMRPIVHTFPSFLIERPWEQVKLDLGHQDVGAVLVSAGASYDWPKGGETHFGHRDVALLDTLAGWTVHVPGHPDEAEALLRAALPGDDRIYLRLASDGNARPLGGADGRLRVLRRGSRATVIAVGPLADRTLAATAGLDVTVLYAATVRPFDAETLRATLDTPDVVIIEPYLRGTSSAVVAEALRGVRHRVLGLGVGRDELRRYGTPAEHDAVHGIDEAGLRRAVTAFVTELD is encoded by the coding sequence ATGAGTGCCCAGGCCACGACCGCTGCCGACCCCGCCACGCCCACCGAGAATCAGCGGGAACGCTTCTCTCGGCTGCTCCCCCGACTGCTCGCCGAAGACGACCGGCTGGCGGCCGTGCTCGCCGAGATCGGCGTGAATTATCTGGCGGAGGCGCCGCCACCGATCGCCGACCGCATCGTCAACGTCGGAATCCGCGAGCAGCTGCTGATCGGGGTCGCGGGCGGGCTCGCGCTCGCGGGCATGCGGCCGATCGTGCACACCTTCCCGTCCTTCCTCATCGAACGTCCGTGGGAGCAGGTCAAGCTCGACCTCGGGCACCAAGACGTCGGTGCCGTGCTCGTCAGTGCGGGCGCCTCCTACGACTGGCCGAAGGGCGGCGAGACGCACTTCGGCCATCGCGACGTGGCCTTGCTCGACACGCTCGCAGGCTGGACCGTGCACGTGCCGGGCCACCCGGACGAGGCCGAGGCACTGCTGCGTGCGGCGCTGCCGGGCGACGATCGGATCTATCTGCGGCTGGCATCGGACGGCAACGCCCGGCCGCTCGGCGGCGCCGACGGGCGGCTGCGAGTGCTGCGGCGTGGCTCGCGAGCCACGGTGATCGCGGTGGGACCGCTTGCCGACCGCACCCTGGCGGCCACGGCAGGCCTGGACGTCACCGTCCTCTACGCGGCCACGGTCCGGCCCTTCGACGCCGAGACGCTGCGCGCGACACTCGACACTCCCGACGTCGTGATCATCGAGCCCTATCTGCGCGGCACATCCTCCGCAGTGGTCGCCGAGGCGCTGCGCGGCGTGCGGCACCGGGTCCTGGGGCTCGGCGTCGGCCGGGACGAGCTGCGCCGGTATGGGACCCCGGCCGAGCACGACGCGGTGCATGGGATCGACGAAGCAGGGCTGCGCCGGGCCGTCACCGCGTTCGTGACCGAGCTGGACTGA
- a CDS encoding carboxymuconolactone decarboxylase family protein produces MAGALIRSALRRSLSRTRHVSPVRPSAAVGLVADVYREVERDFGLLAPPIALHSPSPTVLAASWVLLRETLLAAGLVDRTAKEAVAAAVSLSNTCPYCVEVHSTTLRGLGAGTTGEAIAADRLAEVDDDRLGRIAEWARTAGTAPEPPGHPVPFPASHGPELIGVAVAFHYVNRVVNVFLDESALPGTSPGLRAGLGRMLSRYLGATAGGRCEPGRSLPLLPRAPLAPDLSWAAGARSTADALARAAAEMDRAGVRSVPEPVRALVVAELTAWRGEPRGLSRAWALDRVADLPRTARPAGLLALLVAFSSYQVDTSVVAGLRRHGADDATIVDVVAWASFAAARRVGSWMNDGIDVSRDPADRSGARTQRQGRAGSTNDRDAH; encoded by the coding sequence ATGGCCGGAGCACTCATCCGATCGGCCTTACGCAGATCATTGAGCCGGACGAGACACGTCAGTCCGGTTCGGCCGTCCGCCGCCGTCGGCCTGGTCGCCGACGTCTACCGGGAGGTGGAGCGAGACTTCGGGCTGCTGGCACCGCCGATCGCGCTGCACTCCCCCTCCCCGACCGTCCTGGCCGCGTCCTGGGTGCTGCTCCGCGAGACGCTGCTGGCCGCGGGACTCGTCGACCGGACCGCCAAGGAGGCGGTCGCGGCGGCGGTGTCACTGAGCAACACCTGTCCGTACTGCGTGGAGGTGCACAGCACGACCCTGCGCGGGCTGGGGGCAGGCACGACGGGAGAGGCCATCGCCGCCGATCGACTGGCCGAGGTCGACGACGATCGTCTAGGACGCATCGCCGAATGGGCCCGCACGGCCGGGACCGCGCCGGAGCCTCCTGGGCACCCCGTCCCGTTCCCCGCCTCCCACGGACCCGAGCTGATCGGCGTCGCGGTGGCGTTCCACTACGTCAATCGGGTCGTCAACGTGTTCCTCGACGAGTCCGCCCTGCCCGGGACGAGTCCCGGCCTGCGTGCCGGGCTGGGCAGGATGCTCAGCCGGTACCTCGGCGCCACCGCGGGCGGGCGATGCGAGCCGGGCCGGTCGCTCCCGCTGCTGCCCAGGGCACCGCTGGCACCGGACCTGTCGTGGGCCGCAGGCGCCCGGTCGACGGCCGACGCACTGGCCCGCGCCGCCGCCGAGATGGACCGGGCGGGCGTCAGATCCGTGCCCGAGCCCGTGCGGGCACTCGTCGTCGCCGAGCTGACCGCCTGGCGCGGCGAGCCGCGCGGGCTGAGCCGCGCCTGGGCGCTCGACCGCGTCGCGGACCTGCCGAGAACGGCCCGACCCGCCGGGCTGCTGGCGCTGCTCGTCGCCTTCTCCTCCTACCAGGTGGACACGTCGGTGGTGGCAGGCCTGCGGCGACACGGCGCCGACGACGCCACGATCGTCGACGTCGTCGCCTGGGCGAGTTTCGCCGCCGCCCGGCGGGTCGGCTCCTGGATGAACGACGGCATCGACGTCTCGCGGGACCCCGCCGATCGATCGGGTGCCCGCACGCAGCGGCAAGGCCGGGCGGGGAGCACGAACGACCGCGATGCACACTGA
- a CDS encoding DUF6239 family natural product biosynthesis protein, translated as MTGAPLPAAAAHLAAAVGGHGHGVGAQTPAGQLGLTIALLATTIVAAAAALLRPASRLDRRGTTALATTAALGGILSLLFTDASWIPDPMAFLVLVCLGAPVSLAFSRTRPGLPRLTSAALLVTTSAAVAAHAAGLFAAVDPPDATTDTAVLAAFAAVAWLVVCTPTGRRSAALVRVTGIVAAIALLAGTAQVVVLGRLDAPLTGEPLLATASVDGRGVDLLIVPHRPGRNLVHVGSADVSVGTSPSTMVRATARPGAPGGWALLELGEGRDRLRVQVGERVGAVSIDPGDQQWDGADLRDPDAPEYVSAVLGQALIDPRVEVPWPASALSTQDAAVLRGLTAALAGRAVSIVSDDSPRAEEAERVVREQAARHGVAVHDELTSSVTDVVVVAGWARAAATLRAMEPEPTRLRHLAPWLVTWELLSTEVEQIFPLRYRPEDPVFHRHLLALPRDFRPAAPTAVGLDRWLTAVRHPATPTNERYRMSDTSGVPGPDQPGWLHPTVVAVVSDPDPDAGSDSQPTPR; from the coding sequence GTGACCGGCGCGCCGCTGCCTGCCGCAGCCGCACACCTGGCGGCAGCGGTCGGCGGACACGGCCACGGCGTCGGTGCGCAGACGCCCGCAGGCCAGCTGGGGCTGACCATCGCACTGCTGGCGACGACGATCGTCGCCGCGGCAGCGGCGCTGCTCCGGCCCGCCTCGCGGCTGGACCGACGAGGCACGACGGCGCTGGCCACGACGGCGGCGCTCGGCGGGATTCTCTCGCTGTTGTTCACCGATGCCTCGTGGATTCCCGACCCGATGGCGTTCCTCGTCCTGGTCTGCCTCGGCGCGCCGGTGTCCCTGGCCTTCTCCCGAACCCGGCCGGGGCTGCCCCGGCTCACGTCGGCCGCGCTGCTGGTCACGACCTCGGCAGCCGTGGCGGCCCATGCCGCAGGCCTGTTCGCCGCCGTCGACCCGCCCGATGCCACGACCGACACGGCGGTGCTCGCGGCGTTCGCCGCCGTCGCCTGGCTGGTGGTCTGCACGCCCACCGGCCGCAGGTCGGCGGCGCTCGTCCGAGTCACGGGCATCGTGGCGGCGATCGCGTTGCTCGCGGGGACGGCGCAGGTGGTCGTGCTCGGTCGGCTCGACGCTCCCCTGACCGGCGAGCCGCTGCTCGCCACCGCCTCGGTCGACGGCCGAGGAGTAGACCTGCTGATCGTGCCGCACCGACCGGGGCGGAACCTCGTGCACGTGGGGTCGGCCGACGTCTCGGTCGGGACGTCACCGTCCACGATGGTCCGTGCCACGGCGCGGCCGGGGGCGCCGGGCGGTTGGGCCCTGCTCGAACTCGGCGAGGGGCGGGACCGACTTCGCGTGCAGGTCGGCGAGCGAGTCGGGGCGGTGTCGATCGACCCGGGCGATCAGCAGTGGGACGGTGCCGACCTACGCGACCCCGATGCGCCGGAGTACGTGAGCGCAGTGCTCGGACAGGCGCTGATCGATCCCCGAGTCGAGGTGCCCTGGCCTGCATCTGCGTTGTCGACCCAGGACGCGGCGGTGCTACGCGGACTCACGGCCGCCCTGGCGGGTCGCGCAGTGAGCATCGTCTCCGACGACTCTCCCCGCGCCGAGGAGGCCGAGCGGGTCGTGCGCGAGCAGGCCGCCCGGCACGGGGTGGCGGTCCACGACGAACTCACGTCCTCGGTCACCGACGTCGTGGTCGTGGCGGGATGGGCTCGGGCCGCTGCGACGCTGCGGGCGATGGAGCCCGAACCGACCCGCCTGCGACACCTCGCCCCGTGGCTGGTGACCTGGGAGCTGCTCTCGACCGAGGTCGAGCAGATCTTCCCGCTCCGGTACCGGCCGGAGGACCCGGTGTTCCACCGCCATCTGCTGGCCCTGCCCCGTGACTTCCGCCCGGCCGCGCCCACCGCCGTCGGGTTGGATCGATGGCTCACCGCGGTCAGACATCCGGCCACGCCGACGAACGAGCGGTACCGGATGAGCGACACATCGGGTGTGCCCGGCCCCGATCAGCCGGGGTGGCTGCACCCGACCGTCGTGGCCGTCGTCTCCGACCCGGACCCGGACGCAGGCTCGGACTCGCAGCCCACGCCTCGGTAG
- a CDS encoding DUF5987 family protein, whose translation MTPEKWTVEQITTTTMEAFADTIVPGEKRSPDDLAVAGVASGGGAVASGALELLSDPASGFATALEALAGLLNDHAGRFALEHGRELDDAVPAFVALPYADRAALMLRLTAPDNGERDGWVALAMLSNMAFDTAAHLHTADAFAREHPGLSIIGYARPDTDGLWRFRDHSYGGTPAATHPDTSPSGSPA comes from the coding sequence GTGACGCCCGAGAAGTGGACTGTGGAACAGATCACGACGACGACCATGGAGGCGTTCGCGGACACGATCGTCCCCGGCGAGAAACGGTCGCCCGACGACCTGGCCGTGGCGGGAGTCGCCAGCGGCGGCGGCGCGGTCGCCTCGGGCGCACTCGAGCTCCTGAGCGACCCGGCAAGCGGATTCGCGACGGCGCTGGAGGCGCTGGCGGGCCTGCTGAACGACCACGCGGGCCGCTTCGCCCTGGAACACGGTCGGGAGCTCGACGACGCGGTGCCCGCCTTCGTCGCGCTGCCCTATGCCGACCGGGCCGCCCTCATGCTGCGGCTGACCGCGCCGGACAACGGCGAGCGAGACGGTTGGGTCGCGCTCGCGATGCTCAGCAACATGGCCTTCGACACCGCAGCGCACCTGCACACCGCCGACGCCTTCGCCCGTGAACACCCCGGACTGTCGATCATCGGCTACGCCCGCCCCGACACCGACGGCCTCTGGCGTTTCCGGGACCACAGCTACGGCGGCACGCCCGCCGCCACCCACCCCGACACGAGCCCCTCAGGGAGTCCGGCATGA
- a CDS encoding FAD-dependent oxidoreductase, with protein MTSMERTDVLVIGSGFGGAVTAYHLAAGGAKVVVLERGPWLQGTDFDHDFKLGSSYTRVFDFVVGDGMSLLSGNCVGGGSVVYFAAMPRAPRFAFERHGGIGRRMWPAAITRDSLDPWYDRVCEALPVTRQTWDDVSYAGGLFGAACSHAGRTANPVPIAIDTTLCTNCNWMMAGCRFDAKRSLLLNYLPAAVAHGAEIRPLHEVQRLARNEDGGYRVHYDTIDAEDYRITTGSGTIDAAIVVLAAGAGATPTILQRSEATLGPMPHAVGRYFSGNGERLNTAVIDEDRAGELFDLSRPDGRVYAANQIGRGPAVASWDDLDGTRPEYSRFSLEQLYFPPGLGTILAQTPDPTGATWFGPKKKELLRRWPSWLTIFAMTEDDNEGVFGAPPPTGNAYRISQQMLGRGTISYRPTANTLRGWAQSDAEIKRIMEKDGLSTVMPWTNDVVGAYTVHPLASCRLGDDPATSALDDRHELRGHPGIFVTDGSAVPGALTVNPALTIAALAERAVPGIVRAARERGVPVTYGAPSPDGATSGRTATASSAALLLGETGSARPGGHVAG; from the coding sequence ATGACCAGCATGGAGCGCACCGACGTCCTCGTGATCGGCAGTGGATTCGGCGGCGCCGTCACCGCGTATCACCTGGCGGCGGGCGGGGCGAAGGTGGTGGTGCTCGAACGCGGGCCCTGGTTGCAGGGCACCGACTTCGACCACGACTTCAAGCTCGGCTCCTCCTACACCAGGGTGTTCGACTTCGTCGTCGGTGACGGAATGAGCCTGCTGAGCGGCAACTGTGTCGGGGGCGGCAGCGTCGTGTACTTCGCGGCGATGCCGAGAGCCCCCCGCTTCGCCTTCGAACGCCACGGCGGCATCGGACGCCGCATGTGGCCCGCCGCGATCACCCGAGACAGCCTCGACCCGTGGTACGACCGGGTCTGCGAGGCGCTGCCGGTGACCAGGCAGACCTGGGACGACGTCAGCTACGCAGGCGGGCTCTTCGGTGCGGCCTGTTCGCATGCGGGCCGCACCGCCAATCCCGTGCCGATCGCCATCGACACGACGCTGTGCACCAACTGCAACTGGATGATGGCAGGCTGCCGTTTCGACGCCAAACGGTCTCTGCTGCTGAACTATCTGCCCGCCGCCGTCGCCCACGGCGCCGAGATCCGACCGCTGCACGAGGTCCAGCGTCTCGCCAGGAACGAGGACGGCGGCTACCGCGTGCACTACGACACGATCGACGCCGAGGACTACCGGATCACCACCGGCAGCGGCACGATCGACGCCGCGATCGTCGTGCTCGCGGCGGGTGCGGGCGCGACGCCGACGATCCTGCAACGCTCCGAGGCGACGCTCGGCCCGATGCCGCACGCGGTCGGACGCTACTTCTCCGGCAACGGGGAGCGGCTCAACACCGCCGTCATCGACGAGGATCGCGCGGGGGAGCTGTTCGACCTCTCCCGGCCGGACGGCCGGGTCTACGCGGCGAACCAGATCGGCCGAGGACCTGCGGTGGCGAGCTGGGACGACCTCGACGGCACCCGGCCCGAGTATTCCCGTTTCTCCCTGGAGCAGCTCTACTTCCCGCCCGGCCTCGGCACGATCCTGGCGCAGACGCCGGACCCGACGGGTGCCACCTGGTTCGGTCCGAAGAAGAAGGAGCTGCTGCGCCGCTGGCCGTCGTGGCTCACGATCTTCGCGATGACCGAGGACGACAACGAGGGTGTCTTCGGGGCGCCACCGCCCACCGGCAACGCTTACCGGATCTCCCAGCAGATGCTGGGCCGGGGCACCATCAGCTACCGGCCGACGGCGAACACCCTGCGCGGCTGGGCGCAGTCGGACGCGGAGATCAAGCGGATCATGGAGAAGGACGGCCTGTCGACCGTGATGCCCTGGACCAACGACGTCGTCGGGGCCTACACCGTCCACCCGCTGGCATCGTGTCGCCTCGGTGACGATCCGGCGACCTCGGCACTGGACGACCGACACGAGCTGCGCGGGCATCCGGGCATCTTCGTCACCGACGGCTCCGCGGTGCCCGGCGCGTTGACGGTCAACCCGGCGCTGACCATCGCGGCGCTGGCCGAGCGCGCCGTCCCCGGCATCGTCCGCGCGGCCCGCGAACGCGGCGTTCCGGTGACCTACGGCGCTCCGTCGCCGGACGGGGCGACGAGCGGGCGGACCGCGACGGCGTCCTCGGCCGCCCTGCTGCTCGGCGAGACCGGCTCAGCGCGGCCGGGTGGTCACGTCGCCGGGTGA
- the prcB gene encoding proteasome subunit beta produces the protein MAPQGFSDPQTALMSIGGTSFYQLVREHAPQSLPQHQAASVDESYRHGTTVLALHYRDGVIMAGDRRATMGNLIAQRDLRKIEPADSHSGIAFAGTVGVATRMVALFQVELQHYEKIEGVALSLPAKVNRISVMMRGNLAQAMQGLAVVPLFAGWDHHEAAGRIFTFDITGSRSEKSDFGGAGSGSQFALSSLKKLYRPGLSRDEAARIAVESLVDAADDDTATGGPDAAGGRYPVVAAITEDGYAEIPEDELIALATPSSD, from the coding sequence ATGGCACCGCAGGGGTTCTCGGACCCGCAGACCGCGCTGATGTCGATCGGCGGAACGTCGTTCTACCAGCTGGTGCGGGAGCATGCCCCGCAGTCGCTGCCGCAGCATCAGGCCGCCTCGGTCGACGAGTCGTATCGACACGGCACGACCGTGCTCGCGCTGCACTATCGCGACGGCGTGATCATGGCGGGCGACCGCCGGGCCACGATGGGCAACCTCATCGCCCAGCGCGACCTGCGCAAGATCGAGCCCGCCGACAGCCACTCCGGCATCGCCTTCGCAGGCACGGTCGGCGTCGCCACGCGGATGGTGGCGTTGTTCCAGGTGGAACTCCAGCACTACGAGAAGATCGAAGGCGTCGCGCTGAGCCTGCCCGCCAAGGTCAACCGCATCTCGGTGATGATGCGCGGCAACCTGGCGCAGGCCATGCAGGGGCTCGCCGTGGTGCCGCTGTTCGCGGGCTGGGACCATCATGAGGCGGCGGGCCGGATCTTCACCTTCGACATCACCGGGTCCAGATCGGAGAAGAGCGACTTCGGCGGCGCGGGGTCGGGCAGCCAGTTCGCCCTCAGCTCGCTCAAGAAGCTGTACCGGCCGGGTCTGTCCCGCGACGAGGCGGCGCGCATCGCGGTGGAGTCGCTGGTGGACGCCGCCGACGACGACACGGCCACCGGCGGACCGGACGCGGCGGGCGGGCGCTATCCCGTCGTCGCCGCCATCACCGAGGACGGCTACGCGGAGATCCCCGAGGACGAGCTGATCGCCCTCGCCACGCCGTCGAGCGACTGA
- a CDS encoding PASTA domain-containing protein, protein MTQPRPDATRAEVPGLVGRTVPMAIALGHDAGLVVTAADLDGPPLTVLAWPGVWVVTAQEPGPGTLLRRGSIVVVEFQKEADA, encoded by the coding sequence ATGACACAGCCGCGCCCCGACGCGACGCGGGCCGAGGTGCCCGGCCTCGTCGGTCGCACCGTGCCCATGGCGATCGCGCTCGGCCACGACGCCGGGCTGGTGGTCACGGCCGCCGATCTCGACGGTCCGCCGCTGACCGTCCTGGCCTGGCCGGGCGTCTGGGTCGTCACCGCGCAGGAGCCAGGGCCGGGCACGCTGCTGCGCAGGGGATCGATCGTCGTGGTCGAGTTCCAGAAGGAGGCCGACGCGTAG
- a CDS encoding thiamine pyrophosphate-dependent enzyme produces the protein MSSPNGSPHDYEDLPALLTLMTGDEKHDASATSTLDAIWVLYDRILRVAPDRLDDPDRDRFLLSKGHGPMAYYAVLAAKGFLAVDDLRGFGGFDSPLGYHPDRTLVPGVEISSGSLGHGMGLAVGTALGLRMTGRARCAVVVLVGDAELEEGSNAEAIQVAGRRNLGNLTAVVIDNASASAGWPGGIAARFAVEGWSTHDADGHDHDALERAFAAAPGDRPHVVVAHVESKES, from the coding sequence ATGAGTTCACCGAACGGATCTCCACACGACTACGAGGATCTGCCCGCCCTGCTGACCCTGATGACGGGAGACGAGAAGCACGACGCCAGCGCCACCTCGACGCTGGACGCCATCTGGGTGTTGTACGACCGGATTCTGCGGGTGGCACCCGATCGTCTCGACGATCCCGACCGCGATCGCTTCCTGCTGTCCAAGGGACACGGCCCGATGGCGTACTACGCGGTGCTGGCCGCGAAGGGCTTCCTCGCCGTCGACGACCTCCGCGGCTTCGGCGGCTTCGACTCGCCGCTGGGCTATCACCCGGATCGCACCCTGGTCCCCGGCGTCGAGATCAGCTCCGGATCGCTGGGCCACGGCATGGGGCTGGCCGTCGGCACGGCGCTCGGGCTGCGCATGACCGGACGGGCCCGGTGCGCCGTCGTCGTCCTCGTCGGTGACGCCGAGCTGGAGGAGGGCAGCAACGCGGAGGCGATCCAGGTCGCGGGTCGCCGGAACCTCGGCAACCTGACGGCGGTGGTCATCGACAACGCCTCCGCCTCGGCGGGCTGGCCGGGCGGGATCGCCGCTCGGTTCGCCGTCGAAGGCTGGTCGACACACGACGCCGACGGGCACGACCACGACGCGCTGGAGCGCGCCTTCGCCGCCGCACCCGGCGACCGACCGCACGTCGTCGTCGCCCACGTCGAGTCCAAGGAGTCCTGA
- a CDS encoding PQQ-dependent sugar dehydrogenase, with translation MGKRRWWVPVLTAMAVTATLPAPATATGVSPTSTTAASTDEAITDPIPEDPIRSRLGLVLEEYVQLPESEATPPATDPRLIRHNRINFIGEVPDESGRMYVPDLNGPLYLVDDADQHVYLDFAERFEHFFSGRGMGSGFGFVTFHPEFADNGVFYTVHSENEEAIENEEPTYPNQPNSVVQSVVTEWTADDPTSNEFTGTQREIFRFGFATYIHAVQQIDFNTTAKPGDEDYGLLYLAVGDGGLGVRSDVAQEMDNPAGKILRIDPAGTDGPNGQYGIPAANPFVDTADALGEIYAIGMRDPHRFTWDPEGDHAMYLGHIGQHAIEAVYEVQAGDDFGWSRREGNYEYRREDQCYLYPLPENDAEFGYVYPVAAYDHDPPANWPCDSDSGHAISGGQVYRGTDLPRLRGKYIFGDLVDGKVFYTEVDEMRRGEERAPLHELRLFDTDGNRLRMTDFVGDGRVDLRFGIDSNRDLYLLAKSNGTIWRVVDTRQGPGSEVTGRVQQNLVAHYDFEYPFAVDGARESDLGSSNTLLTLINGGEDMRVADGAFPGSNNAIQVGQIDPENAGNDDWKAGIWDDGPEGVASFDAFNGTEGATVMGWFKMTGENPAPDSNTTDPDDYYNAVGLAGILSGTSDGHEVRALLELIDVDGELRLVALGRRIDGGASQTFAASQDWRELLPQDEWVHLAATFDYTRGTMALYRNGKPLRGFYTNPGDPWEVDGTGTSATNPRGLKIGGSFPQNDRERNPCDCRMDSLMFLDTAASGATIAQQYRRFLHH, from the coding sequence GTGGGCAAGCGCAGATGGTGGGTCCCCGTGCTGACCGCGATGGCGGTCACGGCGACCCTGCCCGCGCCGGCGACGGCGACGGGCGTCAGCCCGACGTCGACCACCGCCGCCTCGACCGACGAAGCGATCACGGACCCGATTCCCGAGGACCCGATCCGGTCCCGGCTCGGTCTGGTCCTCGAGGAGTACGTGCAGCTCCCGGAGTCGGAGGCGACGCCGCCCGCGACCGACCCCCGACTGATCCGGCACAACCGGATCAACTTCATCGGCGAGGTGCCCGACGAGTCGGGACGAATGTACGTGCCCGATCTCAACGGGCCGCTCTACCTCGTCGACGATGCGGACCAGCACGTCTATCTGGACTTCGCCGAGCGATTCGAGCACTTCTTCTCGGGTCGCGGCATGGGCAGCGGCTTCGGCTTCGTCACCTTCCACCCCGAGTTCGCCGACAACGGCGTCTTCTACACGGTGCACAGCGAGAACGAGGAGGCGATCGAGAACGAGGAACCGACCTACCCGAACCAGCCGAACTCGGTCGTGCAGAGCGTCGTCACCGAGTGGACCGCCGACGATCCGACCTCGAACGAGTTCACCGGAACGCAGCGGGAGATCTTCCGCTTCGGCTTCGCCACCTATATCCACGCCGTTCAGCAGATCGATTTCAACACCACCGCGAAGCCGGGCGACGAGGACTACGGCCTGTTGTACCTCGCGGTCGGTGACGGCGGCCTCGGCGTGCGCTCCGACGTCGCGCAGGAGATGGACAATCCCGCAGGCAAGATCCTGCGCATCGACCCGGCGGGCACCGACGGCCCGAACGGACAGTACGGCATCCCCGCCGCCAACCCCTTCGTCGACACCGCCGACGCGCTCGGCGAGATCTACGCCATCGGGATGCGCGACCCGCACCGCTTCACCTGGGACCCCGAGGGCGACCACGCGATGTACCTCGGCCACATCGGCCAGCACGCCATCGAGGCGGTGTACGAGGTGCAGGCGGGCGACGACTTCGGCTGGAGCAGGCGCGAGGGGAACTACGAGTACCGCCGCGAGGACCAGTGCTACCTCTACCCGCTGCCCGAGAACGACGCGGAGTTCGGTTACGTCTATCCCGTGGCCGCCTACGACCACGATCCGCCCGCGAACTGGCCCTGTGACTCCGACAGCGGACACGCGATCTCCGGCGGTCAGGTGTATCGCGGAACGGACCTGCCCCGCCTGCGCGGCAAGTACATCTTCGGCGACCTGGTCGACGGCAAGGTCTTCTACACCGAGGTCGACGAGATGCGTCGCGGCGAGGAACGGGCACCCCTGCACGAGTTGCGGCTGTTCGACACCGACGGAAACCGGCTGCGGATGACCGACTTCGTCGGGGACGGCCGGGTGGACCTGCGCTTCGGCATCGACTCGAACCGCGACCTCTATCTGCTCGCCAAGTCCAACGGCACGATCTGGCGGGTCGTCGACACCAGGCAGGGCCCCGGTTCGGAGGTCACCGGCCGCGTCCAGCAGAACCTCGTGGCCCATTACGACTTCGAGTACCCCTTCGCGGTCGACGGCGCGCGGGAGAGCGACCTCGGCTCCTCGAACACCCTGCTGACGCTCATCAACGGCGGGGAAGACATGCGGGTGGCCGACGGTGCGTTCCCCGGCAGCAACAATGCGATCCAGGTCGGACAGATCGACCCGGAGAACGCGGGCAACGACGACTGGAAGGCCGGGATCTGGGACGACGGCCCCGAAGGCGTGGCGTCCTTCGACGCGTTCAACGGCACCGAGGGCGCGACGGTGATGGGCTGGTTCAAGATGACCGGCGAGAACCCCGCGCCGGACTCGAACACCACCGACCCGGACGACTACTACAACGCCGTCGGCCTGGCGGGCATTCTCAGCGGGACCTCCGACGGTCACGAGGTCCGGGCCCTGTTGGAGCTGATCGACGTGGACGGCGAACTGCGGCTGGTCGCCCTGGGCAGGCGCATCGACGGCGGGGCCTCGCAGACCTTCGCCGCCAGTCAGGACTGGCGTGAACTGCTCCCGCAGGACGAATGGGTGCATCTGGCGGCGACGTTCGACTACACCCGAGGCACGATGGCGCTCTATCGCAACGGAAAGCCGCTGCGCGGGTTCTACACGAATCCGGGCGATCCGTGGGAGGTCGACGGAACGGGCACCTCGGCAACCAATCCGCGCGGGCTCAAGATCGGCGGCAGCTTCCCGCAGAACGATCGGGAGCGCAATCCGTGCGACTGTCGGATGGACTCGCTGATGTTCCTGGACACGGCGGCGTCCGGCGCCACGATCGCCCAGCAGTATCGGCGTTTCCTGCACCACTGA
- a CDS encoding winged helix-turn-helix transcriptional regulator: MLRRTYDQRCSVARTLEVVGERWTLLVVREALHGVTRFDRFLDHLAIARNVLTDRLNRLVAHGVLNRVQYQDRPVRHEYRITAKGRELATLLTALMEWGDRHLSDESGPPRVTEHVVCGGHVVTMLNCETCGRPVSPGDVTTRPR; this comes from the coding sequence GTGCTGCGACGGACGTACGACCAGCGTTGCTCGGTAGCCCGCACTCTGGAGGTGGTGGGCGAACGCTGGACCCTGCTCGTCGTCCGAGAGGCACTGCACGGGGTGACCCGGTTCGATCGATTCCTCGATCACCTCGCGATCGCCAGGAACGTCCTGACCGATCGCCTCAATCGCCTGGTGGCTCACGGTGTGCTGAATCGGGTCCAGTATCAGGATCGGCCGGTGCGGCACGAGTACCGCATCACGGCCAAGGGACGGGAACTCGCCACTCTGCTCACGGCGTTGATGGAATGGGGCGATCGACATCTCTCCGACGAGTCGGGCCCGCCTCGCGTCACCGAGCACGTCGTGTGCGGCGGCCACGTGGTGACCATGCTGAACTGTGAGACCTGCGGTCGCCCGGTCTCACCCGGCGACGTGACCACCCGGCCGCGCTGA